In a genomic window of Candidatus Hadarchaeales archaeon:
- a CDS encoding ATP-binding cassette domain-containing protein, giving the protein MKDYSIETFGLTKIFNGLPAVEDLTLKVRKGEVVGLLGPNGAGKTTTVRMLCCLLKPTSGKAFVVGYEVGKDSLEIRERIGLLPEVPGLYGELSALRNLEFHARLHGMPKEKARKRAEELLRIFGLWKRREDPVATFSKGMQQKIALARAMIHEPEVLFLDEPTSALDPEAARMVRDLILELRKEKRTILLCTHNLHEAEELCDGVAILNHRMLAFGPPRELERTFGKKEVEIQVEGMSRRMVEALRKIEGVRSLRKEGNRWLVEVENPEKTNPEIVEVLVKMGGRVKYVKPISGGLEEVYLKLVRSDEV; this is encoded by the coding sequence ATGAAGGATTATTCCATCGAAACCTTTGGACTAACGAAAATCTTCAACGGTTTACCGGCGGTGGAGGACCTCACGCTAAAGGTAAGAAAGGGGGAAGTGGTGGGTCTACTCGGGCCCAACGGGGCTGGAAAGACCACCACGGTGAGGATGCTCTGTTGTCTTCTCAAACCCACTTCCGGAAAGGCCTTCGTGGTAGGCTATGAAGTGGGAAAGGATTCCCTCGAGATAAGGGAAAGGATAGGTCTCCTCCCCGAAGTACCGGGTCTTTACGGAGAACTGAGCGCCCTGAGGAACCTTGAGTTCCATGCCAGGTTGCATGGAATGCCGAAGGAAAAGGCTAGGAAAAGGGCCGAAGAGCTCCTGCGGATTTTCGGTCTCTGGAAGAGAAGAGAAGATCCCGTGGCTACTTTTTCCAAGGGAATGCAGCAAAAGATCGCCCTCGCGAGGGCAATGATTCACGAACCCGAGGTCCTTTTCCTAGACGAGCCCACTTCTGCCCTAGATCCGGAGGCGGCAAGGATGGTGAGGGACCTCATCCTGGAGCTCAGGAAAGAGAAAAGGACCATCCTCCTCTGCACCCACAACCTCCACGAGGCGGAGGAACTCTGCGATGGAGTGGCCATCCTCAACCATAGGATGCTGGCCTTTGGTCCTCCTAGGGAACTGGAAAGAACCTTCGGGAAAAAAGAAGTGGAAATCCAGGTGGAAGGGATGAGCAGGAGGATGGTGGAGGCCCTCAGGAAGATAGAAGGGGTGAGGAGCCTGAGGAAAGAGGGAAACAGGTGGCTGGTGGAAGTGGAGAATCCGGAAAAAACCAATCCAGAAATCGTGGAGGTTTTGGTGAAGATGGGTGGAAGGGTAAAGTACGTCAAACCGATCTCTGGAGGGCTGGAGGAAGTTTACCTCAAACTGGTGAGAAGCGATGAGGTTTGA
- a CDS encoding ABC transporter permease → MRFERVWEVARKDMESARKHKYVLYGFIGIPLIFALLVPLTTLYPVLGGETPSENELPPFAPPGMEPKQALVAGLVDTTILMFMFLPSFIPSVIASYTFVGEKVNRQLEPLLATPLTDLELLLGKVLGAFLPSLFVTWGSFLLFVLVVDLLTFPLFGHLLLPNPLSTVVLLVYCPLVSLLSISWSVLISSRVSDVRASMQLGGVAILPVLAFYFLCMGGILPLGKLALAGFGVLLASAASGLFLLGKRTFRREEILTRWK, encoded by the coding sequence ATGAGGTTTGAAAGGGTCTGGGAGGTCGCACGTAAGGACATGGAAAGCGCCAGAAAGCACAAATACGTACTCTACGGATTCATTGGAATCCCACTCATTTTTGCCCTCCTCGTTCCCCTCACCACCCTCTATCCCGTGTTGGGGGGAGAAACCCCTTCAGAAAATGAACTACCACCCTTCGCCCCTCCAGGGATGGAACCAAAGCAAGCATTGGTGGCTGGATTGGTGGACACCACCATTCTGATGTTCATGTTTCTTCCCTCCTTCATACCCTCGGTGATAGCCTCCTATACCTTCGTGGGGGAAAAGGTCAACCGCCAGCTCGAACCCCTGCTGGCAACTCCCTTGACCGATCTGGAGCTATTACTGGGCAAGGTTCTAGGGGCTTTCCTCCCTTCCCTTTTCGTGACCTGGGGCTCCTTCCTCCTATTCGTGCTGGTGGTGGACCTCCTCACCTTCCCCCTCTTCGGTCATCTCCTCCTCCCCAATCCCCTCTCCACAGTGGTACTTTTGGTGTACTGCCCGCTGGTTTCCCTCCTCTCCATTTCTTGGTCGGTACTCATTTCCTCCAGGGTAAGCGACGTGAGGGCATCCATGCAATTGGGGGGAGTAGCCATCCTCCCCGTTCTTGCCTTTTACTTCCTCTGCATGGGGGGAATCCTACCCCTGGGAAAGCTCGCCCTCGCCGGATTCGGGGTCTTGCTGGCCTCCGCCGCATCTGGACTTTTCCTGCTGGGAAAAAGAACTTTCAGAAGGGAGGAAATCCTTACCCGATGGAAATGA
- a CDS encoding DUF1614 domain-containing protein, with the protein MRRLFYLPLALPLFLFLVFLAFLFPFLLGEAFRKLGLPPFVALQLLLLSLLGSAINLPVRTLKWEEEVLKIEVRGIYGFLYPVLVTGREERKTVIAVNVGGALLPLLLSFFLLLRFGSELGWRIPLSVGLVALFCWKLARPVKGVGIVMPAFLPPLFSALVALLFGGENAAPLAYLSGTLGTLVGADLMNLNKVERLGAPVVSIGGAGTFDGIFLTGIFSVLLV; encoded by the coding sequence GTGAGAAGGCTTTTCTATCTCCCTCTCGCCCTCCCCCTCTTTCTCTTCCTAGTTTTCCTCGCCTTCCTCTTCCCCTTTCTGCTGGGGGAGGCCTTTCGCAAGCTGGGTTTGCCCCCCTTCGTGGCCCTCCAACTCCTCCTCCTTTCCCTCTTGGGGAGTGCGATCAACCTTCCGGTCAGGACCCTGAAATGGGAGGAGGAGGTGTTGAAAATAGAGGTGAGGGGAATTTACGGCTTTCTCTACCCCGTGCTGGTCACGGGAAGGGAGGAGAGGAAGACGGTGATCGCGGTGAACGTGGGAGGTGCCCTCCTTCCCCTTCTCCTCTCTTTCTTCCTCCTCCTAAGGTTCGGTTCCGAGCTCGGATGGAGAATTCCCCTGAGCGTGGGACTTGTGGCCCTTTTCTGCTGGAAGCTGGCCCGTCCCGTGAAGGGGGTGGGGATCGTGATGCCGGCTTTCCTTCCCCCCCTTTTCTCCGCCCTCGTGGCCCTTCTATTCGGTGGGGAAAACGCAGCCCCCTTAGCCTATCTCTCGGGAACCCTTGGTACGCTGGTAGGAGCGGACCTCATGAATTTGAACAAGGTGGAGAGGCTGGGAGCTCCGGTAGTCAGCATAGGTGGAGCGGGTACTTTCGACGGAATCTTCCTCACGGGGATTTTCTCGGTTCTGCTGGTTTAG
- a CDS encoding transaldolase family protein, with product MQLFLDTAKLSEIREAMDWGVVDGITTNPSLLRAAMEEEKSESLEAHVREICRLAGRGKPVSLEVMGLKAEEMVEEAKILYRKFNPVARNVVIKIPVCTSTGEGRVEEGLRALKELSRLKIPTNATLVMTPEQALLAAKAGAKYVSPFAGRIDDLVRSRLGIPFGKYDYFDFSLLREISRIRLEERVGGRQEGLGMLYQDGELRALMDPGQNDGILSGVELVRITVKILRYYKFKTKIIASSLRHPRQVREVAEAGADVATVPFSVLRAMLRHPKTEEGIRLFSQDAEKAGYRELFR from the coding sequence ATGCAGCTCTTCCTGGACACCGCCAAACTCTCCGAGATCAGGGAGGCGATGGATTGGGGGGTGGTGGATGGTATAACCACCAATCCCTCCCTCCTGAGGGCGGCGATGGAGGAGGAAAAATCGGAGTCCTTGGAGGCCCATGTGAGGGAGATCTGCAGGCTGGCTGGAAGGGGCAAACCAGTGAGTCTAGAGGTGATGGGGTTGAAGGCCGAAGAAATGGTGGAAGAGGCCAAGATCCTTTACCGGAAATTCAACCCGGTGGCAAGGAACGTGGTGATCAAGATTCCCGTGTGTACTTCTACAGGGGAGGGAAGAGTGGAAGAGGGATTGAGGGCCCTCAAGGAACTCTCGAGACTCAAGATACCCACCAACGCCACGCTCGTGATGACCCCAGAACAGGCTCTGCTGGCCGCCAAGGCAGGGGCCAAATACGTGAGTCCCTTCGCCGGAAGGATAGATGATCTCGTCAGGAGCAGGTTGGGCATACCCTTTGGGAAGTACGATTACTTCGATTTCAGCCTCCTGAGGGAGATAAGCAGGATCAGGCTGGAAGAAAGAGTGGGGGGAAGGCAGGAGGGTTTGGGCATGTTATACCAGGATGGGGAGCTGAGAGCCCTCATGGACCCGGGACAAAACGATGGAATCCTCAGCGGGGTGGAACTCGTAAGGATCACCGTGAAAATCCTGAGGTACTATAAGTTCAAGACGAAGATCATAGCTTCCAGCCTCAGGCATCCAAGACAGGTCCGTGAGGTGGCTGAGGCGGGAGCAGATGTGGCCACGGTACCCTTTTCCGTTTTGAGGGCCATGCTCAGGCACCCCAAGACGGAGGAGGGAATAAGACTCTTCTCCCAAGACGCGGAGAAGGCAGGTTATAGAGAGCTCTTTAGGTGA
- a CDS encoding SDR family oxidoreductase: MRILVTGGAGFIGSHTVDLLLSQGYEVTVLDDFSSGKRENLAVHLEKPSFKLVRGDIRDSEAVGKAMEGVEAVIHEAALVSVPLSFERPERVREINVMGTLHLLEACARKGVRRFIYASSASVYGEPKHLPVAEDHPPSPLSPYAESKLRAEWECLRFFRERGLETVCLRYFNVYGPRQGGGEYAGVIVRFLERLKKDLPPLIHGTGEQTRDFVYVGDVARANLLALTSPRAPGQVLNIGTGRETSILELCSLLLKLTGKEGMKPIHGSPRRGDIKRSVADVRKAKEVLGFEAKTTLEEGLKEVLRFWHR, translated from the coding sequence ATGAGGATACTGGTGACGGGAGGGGCTGGTTTCATAGGTTCCCACACGGTGGATCTCCTTCTCTCCCAGGGGTACGAAGTGACGGTACTGGACGATTTCTCTTCCGGAAAAAGGGAAAATTTGGCAGTCCATCTGGAAAAACCTTCTTTCAAGCTGGTAAGGGGGGACATCAGGGATTCGGAGGCGGTGGGGAAGGCAATGGAGGGTGTGGAGGCGGTGATCCATGAGGCCGCACTGGTCAGCGTTCCCCTTTCCTTCGAGAGACCGGAAAGGGTAAGGGAAATAAACGTGATGGGTACCCTCCATCTTTTGGAAGCTTGCGCGAGGAAGGGGGTGAGGAGGTTCATTTATGCCTCCTCCGCCTCGGTTTATGGGGAGCCCAAACATCTACCCGTGGCTGAAGACCATCCCCCTTCCCCCCTTTCACCCTATGCCGAGTCCAAGCTAAGGGCGGAATGGGAGTGTCTGAGGTTCTTCAGGGAGAGGGGTCTGGAGACGGTCTGTCTCAGGTACTTCAACGTTTATGGCCCCAGGCAAGGAGGGGGAGAGTATGCTGGGGTGATCGTGAGATTTTTGGAAAGATTGAAAAAGGATCTTCCCCCCCTCATCCATGGAACCGGGGAGCAGACGAGGGATTTCGTGTATGTGGGGGATGTGGCACGGGCCAACCTCCTTGCCCTTACCTCCCCAAGGGCGCCTGGTCAGGTGCTGAACATAGGAACGGGAAGGGAGACCAGCATCCTGGAGCTGTGTTCCCTTTTGCTCAAGCTGACGGGAAAGGAGGGAATGAAGCCCATCCACGGTTCGCCGAGGAGGGGTGATATCAAGAGGAGTGTGGCGGATGTGAGGAAGGCAAAGGAAGTGCTGGGATTCGAAGCCAAAACCACCCTGGAGGAAGGATTGAAGGAAGTCTTACGCTTCTGGCACCGCTAA
- a CDS encoding MBL fold metallo-hydrolase, translated as MLEELAPGIYFVEGENRGRYPFSNSLLLKGRNLTALIDTGIGPEKARELAKEEKVDLLLVSHGHEDHFCQNRLFEGAKVLCHREDAPAVRSVKRLEALYGCPNEEIGNGMMEFLIGMFDLRDSRVDVELEGGEVLDLGGLEVEVLHTPGHSSGHCCFWIPSERLLFLADIDLTSFGPWYGCVDSDIDQFLSSLKRVKEFPTEVAVTSHKGVVRGREEIREKLEEYGKKIEEREKRLLAFLEEERTLKEIVDAALIYGRFPEPQVFYRLFERMMVEKHLRRMEERGEVVRTERGFRRA; from the coding sequence ATGCTGGAGGAGCTAGCGCCCGGGATTTACTTCGTGGAGGGGGAGAACCGGGGAAGATATCCCTTCTCCAATTCCCTCCTCCTGAAGGGGAGGAACCTCACGGCTCTGATAGACACCGGAATAGGGCCGGAGAAGGCGAGGGAGCTGGCCAAGGAAGAGAAGGTTGATCTTCTACTGGTAAGCCATGGACACGAGGACCACTTCTGCCAGAACCGTCTTTTCGAGGGGGCCAAGGTCCTCTGCCATAGGGAGGACGCCCCTGCCGTTAGGTCGGTGAAGAGGTTGGAAGCCCTCTATGGCTGCCCCAACGAGGAAATAGGAAATGGCATGATGGAATTCCTCATCGGTATGTTCGACCTCAGGGACTCAAGGGTGGACGTGGAGCTGGAAGGTGGGGAGGTGTTGGATCTGGGGGGACTGGAAGTGGAAGTCCTGCACACACCCGGTCATTCGTCGGGTCACTGTTGCTTCTGGATCCCTTCGGAGAGGCTGCTCTTCCTGGCCGACATAGACCTAACTTCCTTCGGTCCGTGGTACGGGTGTGTGGACTCAGACATCGATCAGTTCCTTTCCTCCCTGAAGAGGGTGAAGGAATTCCCAACCGAGGTGGCGGTGACCAGCCACAAAGGAGTGGTGAGGGGGAGGGAAGAGATAAGGGAGAAGCTGGAGGAGTACGGGAAGAAGATCGAGGAGAGAGAGAAAAGACTGCTCGCTTTCCTGGAGGAGGAGAGAACCCTCAAGGAAATCGTGGATGCGGCCCTCATCTATGGGAGGTTTCCAGAGCCACAGGTCTTCTACAGGCTCTTCGAGCGGATGATGGTGGAAAAACACCTCAGGAGGATGGAGGAGAGAGGAGAAGTGGTTAGGACGGAAAGGGGCTTCAGGAGGGCCTAG
- a CDS encoding molybdenum cofactor biosynthesis protein MoaE encodes MDVGLHKKGEVSLELLLRRMRKKWKGRAGAFTCFVGMVRGRSEGGRRVKYLHYESAEKEALDTLRRIAKEGEGKEGILEVSIHHVVGDLKPGEEALYVVIASRHRKEAFSLLPRLMDRLKSEVPIWKKEVYGREGRWIEG; translated from the coding sequence GTGGACGTAGGTCTCCACAAAAAAGGTGAAGTGAGTCTTGAGCTCCTCCTGCGCAGGATGAGAAAGAAATGGAAAGGAAGGGCAGGGGCCTTCACCTGCTTCGTGGGCATGGTGAGGGGGAGGTCGGAAGGGGGAAGGAGGGTGAAGTACCTCCATTACGAGAGTGCTGAGAAGGAGGCCCTGGACACCCTCAGGAGAATAGCGAAGGAAGGGGAAGGGAAAGAGGGGATTTTGGAGGTATCCATTCACCATGTGGTGGGGGATTTGAAACCGGGGGAGGAGGCCCTTTACGTGGTCATAGCTTCAAGGCACAGGAAGGAGGCCTTCTCCCTCCTTCCGAGGTTGATGGACAGGCTGAAGAGTGAAGTACCCATCTGGAAGAAGGAAGTCTACGGAAGGGAGGGAAGGTGGATAGAGGGTTAG
- a CDS encoding HesA/MoeB/ThiF family protein: protein MERYSRQMMIPGFGKRAQEKLGKAHVIVVGLGGLGCPSSLYLAAAGVGRITLVDAERVEESNLNRQVLHWTRDVGRSKAGSAAEKLRELNPSVGVEVVEEKLGEENVGEILKGDVVVDGLDNYETRYLVNSHCVKKGIPFVHAAVEGFIGQLLTVVPGKGPCLRCVIPEPPPPKPLFPVLGPVPGVMGCLQALEVIKLLTGLGKPLVGRLLLFEGKGMTFEEVEVKRNPNCPVCGEGHGGRRSPQKR from the coding sequence ATGGAGAGATACAGCAGGCAGATGATGATTCCAGGGTTTGGAAAAAGGGCGCAGGAGAAACTGGGAAAGGCACACGTAATAGTGGTGGGTTTGGGAGGATTGGGCTGTCCCTCCTCCCTATATTTGGCGGCGGCAGGTGTGGGAAGGATTACGCTGGTGGATGCGGAGAGGGTGGAGGAGAGCAACCTGAACAGGCAGGTTCTACATTGGACGAGGGATGTGGGAAGATCAAAGGCAGGATCGGCGGCGGAAAAACTCAGGGAGCTGAATCCGAGCGTGGGCGTGGAGGTAGTGGAAGAGAAGCTGGGGGAGGAAAATGTGGGAGAGATCCTGAAAGGGGATGTGGTGGTTGATGGTCTGGACAACTACGAGACCAGATATCTTGTGAACTCCCATTGCGTGAAGAAGGGGATTCCCTTTGTACATGCGGCGGTGGAGGGTTTCATAGGACAGCTCCTGACCGTAGTTCCGGGGAAGGGGCCTTGTCTTCGCTGTGTGATCCCGGAGCCTCCTCCCCCCAAACCCCTCTTTCCAGTGCTCGGTCCCGTCCCCGGAGTGATGGGATGCTTACAGGCTTTGGAGGTCATCAAACTCCTCACCGGACTGGGAAAGCCCCTCGTGGGCAGGCTCCTGCTTTTCGAGGGAAAGGGCATGACCTTTGAGGAGGTGGAGGTCAAAAGGAATCCCAACTGTCCAGTTTGCGGTGAGGGGCATGGTGGACGTAGGTCTCCACAAAAAAGGTGA
- a CDS encoding enoyl-CoA hydratase/isomerase family protein has translation MGEPTVGLNKKSKKEGGENLAYQTIIVEKKDGVAKITLNRPDRMNAINPTLATELRDAMEEIKKDDSVKVVVITGAPRIREKEGKTEIRYVFSAGWDMSEAAPLPFSLTDYIQDYEKPVIAMVNGYALGGGNELALACDFIFASENSELGQPEVLRGFLPGWGGTQRLPRRIGLPKAKMLILTGKTVSGKEAERLGMVDVCVPMEKLEETVMEFAKDLAKKAPLAVKKIKEVMNKGIEMDLKSALKLEEEALNFLTQTEDFQEGLMAFLEKREPQWKGR, from the coding sequence TTGGGTGAACCTACGGTAGGATTAAATAAGAAGAGTAAAAAGGAGGGAGGTGAAAACTTGGCTTACCAAACCATTATAGTAGAAAAGAAGGACGGGGTTGCTAAGATTACTCTGAACCGACCGGACAGGATGAACGCCATCAATCCTACCCTCGCTACGGAACTAAGGGATGCCATGGAGGAAATAAAAAAGGACGACAGCGTGAAAGTGGTGGTGATAACGGGGGCTCCCAGGATAAGGGAAAAAGAAGGGAAGACGGAAATAAGATACGTGTTCTCGGCCGGATGGGACATGTCCGAAGCCGCACCCCTTCCCTTCTCCCTGACCGACTACATCCAAGACTACGAAAAGCCGGTGATAGCCATGGTCAACGGATACGCCCTGGGAGGAGGAAATGAACTTGCCCTAGCCTGCGATTTCATCTTCGCTTCGGAGAATTCGGAGCTGGGACAACCCGAGGTCCTAAGGGGCTTCCTTCCTGGGTGGGGGGGAACCCAAAGGCTTCCCAGGAGGATCGGTCTTCCCAAGGCGAAGATGCTAATCCTCACCGGAAAAACGGTGAGCGGTAAAGAAGCCGAGCGCCTGGGCATGGTGGATGTCTGTGTTCCGATGGAGAAACTTGAAGAAACGGTGATGGAGTTCGCCAAAGACTTGGCGAAGAAGGCCCCGTTGGCCGTGAAGAAGATCAAGGAAGTGATGAACAAGGGAATCGAAATGGACTTGAAATCCGCACTGAAACTGGAAGAAGAAGCGCTGAACTTCCTCACCCAGACCGAAGACTTCCAAGAGGGGCTGATGGCCTTCCTCGAGAAGAGGGAACCCCAGTGGAAGGGGAGGTAG
- a CDS encoding nitroreductase family protein codes for MDVLKAIKERRSIRKYLPKEVEEEKLRELLEAARWAPSWANTQCWEFIVVKEPSTKEKLSETLPPGNPAREAVRTAPVVLVACGRTGVSGFYKGKPVTDKGDFYLFDVALALQNLCLAAHALGLGTVHVGYFDSVAVEKLLGVPEGVRVVELVPIGYPAEEPKAPRRKELSEFVYWEKYGQRK; via the coding sequence GTGGATGTACTAAAAGCCATAAAGGAAAGAAGGTCCATACGGAAATACCTCCCAAAGGAAGTGGAAGAGGAGAAGCTGAGGGAACTTCTGGAGGCAGCCCGTTGGGCACCTTCTTGGGCCAACACCCAATGTTGGGAATTCATCGTGGTGAAGGAGCCCTCCACTAAGGAAAAGCTCTCGGAAACCCTTCCACCCGGAAACCCTGCTAGAGAAGCCGTAAGAACGGCGCCCGTGGTCCTTGTGGCCTGCGGGAGAACGGGAGTCTCGGGCTTTTACAAGGGAAAACCCGTAACAGACAAAGGCGATTTCTATCTCTTCGATGTGGCCCTCGCCCTCCAGAACCTGTGCCTCGCCGCCCATGCATTGGGCTTGGGAACCGTGCACGTGGGGTACTTCGACAGTGTGGCCGTGGAGAAATTGCTCGGAGTGCCCGAGGGAGTGAGGGTGGTGGAACTCGTTCCCATAGGCTACCCAGCCGAGGAACCCAAGGCCCCCCGTCGGAAAGAACTTTCAGAGTTCGTATACTGGGAAAAATATGGTCAAAGGAAATGA
- a CDS encoding ABC transporter ATP-binding protein: MVKGNEFASPAVETKNLKKVYQLGKVRVPALRGVTVKFFRGEMTAIMGPSGSGKTTLLNLIGTFDRPTSGRIYIDGQDLTKMSEKELTRLRREKIGFVFQFYNLIPVLTAFENVELPMLISGKPKEERRRRTEELLELVGLSHRAHHRPDELSGGEQQRVAIARALANHPSILLADEPTGDLDTKTGKEVVEALRKAAKEEGVAVIVVTHDPVVAGMADRTLKIRDGRIVGEMRNRGK; the protein is encoded by the coding sequence ATGGTCAAAGGAAATGAGTTTGCTTCACCAGCGGTTGAAACCAAGAACCTGAAGAAGGTCTATCAGCTTGGCAAAGTGAGGGTACCGGCCCTGAGGGGGGTAACGGTGAAGTTCTTCAGGGGGGAAATGACTGCCATCATGGGACCCTCCGGCTCGGGAAAAACTACCCTCCTCAACCTCATAGGCACCTTCGATCGTCCAACCAGTGGAAGGATCTACATCGATGGACAGGATTTGACCAAGATGAGTGAAAAGGAATTGACCCGTCTCAGGAGGGAAAAGATAGGCTTTGTATTCCAATTTTACAACCTCATCCCCGTCCTCACGGCCTTTGAAAACGTGGAACTCCCCATGCTCATTTCTGGAAAACCGAAGGAGGAAAGGAGGAGGAGAACGGAAGAACTTCTGGAGCTGGTGGGCCTCTCCCACAGGGCCCACCATCGTCCCGACGAGCTCAGCGGGGGAGAACAGCAGAGGGTGGCCATTGCTAGGGCTCTCGCCAACCACCCCTCCATTCTCTTGGCCGACGAACCCACCGGAGATCTAGACACGAAAACGGGAAAGGAAGTGGTAGAGGCCCTCAGAAAAGCGGCGAAGGAAGAAGGAGTGGCGGTAATCGTGGTAACCCACGATCCCGTGGTAGCTGGCATGGCGGATAGAACGCTGAAGATAAGGGATGGAAGGATCGTGGGGGAGATGAGAAACAGGGGGAAATGA